A stretch of the Sorangium aterium genome encodes the following:
- a CDS encoding AAA family ATPase: MDTTIPVCSDPGASSRYAIIEVLYEGSDTLLYRGVREDDGLPVVLKVLRRDHASPRALERLRHEYEVARALETTAIIKPYALETLGGQPALVLEDFGGVSLDRLQDWPIPLPLERFFPVAVRLVEALSALHRHGVVHKDIKPQNLLLHPATGEVKITDLGIASRVPRELQHLEHVGLIEGTLAYMAPEQTGRMNRWIDERTDLYSLGVVLYEMLTGALPFRASDPVEWVYCHIAQKPVPPHALVPSIPPLLSEVVLKLLSKAAEERYQSAAGLRHDLDECFARWRTSGAIAPFALGARDVSDRFQVPQRLYGREREVEALLAVFERVVAQGRPELVLVSGYSGIGKSSLVAELHRPIVRQRGFFLAGKFDQTARDVPYRAFHQAFRALLQEILGASEEQVERWRQRFREALGSHGRLLADVLPELGLLLGPQPPVPELPPAEAQSRLLATLQRVVAACAQKEHPVALFLDDLQWADAASLQLLEQLATYTGPAHLLLIGAYRDNEVGPAHPLRLTLAEARKRGATVSELVLEPLSAAHVTALVAEAVHAPHAPTEQVGPLSQLVYEKTGGNPFFVLQFLIALHQEGLIAFDAEEARWRWDIAAIRDKGFTDNVGELMAGKLKRLSGPTRDALKFAACLGSSLELDTLAVVAGRPAAELRDALEEAVREGLLLRRGSAYRFLHDRVQQAAYSLIPAGQLAEMHLGIGRLLLTAQRAEERDEALFDVVGHLNRGAALLHSQAERDEVAALNLRAGRKAKAAAAFQTAAALFAAGLSLLALGSWETQHELTFELTFERAHVAYITGGFDEVERFLDELMERARTRRETAAAVELAVAFYQTRGQYARAVEIGLSWLRACDIDLPLHPAGAQIDRETESVWQALGDRVIEDLIHLPPMTDPEIEITMGVLQRMVLPAVFVDPDLHVLVVLRMVKLSLRHGSAESSAYAYTAFARVIGPTFGRYQEAYRFGKLGHDLADRSGLLTTKSVVFNLFGQHVVFWTRHYRETYPYTRAGFSAAVESGDLNNACFSCLWAAVFRLLSGEPLEDVLREVDERLGFVRRAGYAFAHIALLCDHAMIQTLRGRPVRFSMLDGSDLDPPAFEAQLEEEDLQGARALYYSLKAQALFVLGSPREASAAATRVMVEHPFRIAPYPLIAENFYYLALALAALFNEPHEAHEAEPSPPQALPERLLECERQLGEWARSGPDNFLHKHALVRAEIARLRGHELEAIRLYEQAIAATRQGGFVQHEAIACELAARFYRARGLSTSEGAHLREARAAYVTWGAHAKVDQLDQRYPHLAPRKPIAPTVTFAVRAEQFDVLPVVKASQSISGELKIPRLLETLLRLVVEHAGAEEGCVLLVREDRLWAAAIETPGGAVRLLDADEAQSAALPQSVLNYVRRSHERVLLDDAAARHPFMEDEYFRRKRPRSVLCLPIVREARLLGLLYLENNLATGTFTPGRLSVIELLASQSAISLENALLYTELEQENAERRRAEQALKANQEMLQAIVDNSAAAIYIKDRDGRHLLANRHVGTILRLPGEKILGKTNADLFPAPMAEAIQDHDRKVIEAGAPMEWEEEIPLEDGPHTFLSVKFPLGEGPAPRAIGGISTDITERKRTEQAVRFLAEASCKLMTLGYGATFESVAQLPVPELSDQCVIEVLLEGRTPGWTVAAGVPSEQLDALKNALRVLAAASPAGAEGEEGRVTPPLQQVGSLDPRVRHLWEQLGVHAFLRVPLAARDRYFGVMTLLATAPERRYGPAELRLAEELGCRAALVLDNARLFAEAQEAIQRRDEFLVVASHELKTPLTSLQMQVQAVERLLRRRSLAELPPERIEAMLQILGRQTSRLGCLVDELLDVTRLNAGRLALARAPVDLAALASEVVERMRPQLAASHCRTQLELEEPVVGCWDPSRIEQVIINLLSNAMKYGAGRPILVGARRQADRALLIIRDEGIGIGAADQGRIFERFERAVSVRNFGGLGLGLYIARSIVASHGGSIRVESKPGAGATFVVELPLNPPEAEERGVAPA; this comes from the coding sequence GTGGACACCACCATTCCCGTCTGCTCCGATCCAGGGGCTTCGTCCCGTTACGCCATCATCGAGGTCCTCTACGAGGGTTCAGACACCCTTCTTTACCGGGGTGTGCGCGAAGACGACGGCCTTCCCGTGGTGCTCAAGGTCCTTCGGCGCGACCACGCGAGCCCTCGCGCCCTCGAGCGGCTGCGCCACGAGTACGAGGTCGCCCGGGCGCTCGAGACCACGGCCATCATCAAGCCCTATGCGCTCGAGACGCTCGGCGGTCAGCCGGCGCTGGTCCTGGAGGATTTCGGCGGCGTGTCGCTCGATCGGCTCCAGGACTGGCCGATACCTCTACCTCTCGAGCGCTTCTTTCCCGTCGCCGTCCGTTTGGTCGAGGCGCTCAGCGCGCTGCATCGACACGGCGTCGTCCACAAGGACATCAAGCCTCAAAACCTGCTCCTCCACCCCGCCACCGGCGAGGTGAAGATCACCGACCTGGGGATTGCGTCCCGGGTACCCCGCGAGCTCCAGCACCTCGAGCACGTCGGACTCATCGAGGGGACCCTGGCCTACATGGCCCCGGAGCAGACAGGCCGGATGAACCGCTGGATCGACGAGCGGACCGATCTCTACTCCCTCGGCGTCGTCTTGTACGAGATGCTGACGGGCGCTCTGCCGTTCCGGGCCAGTGATCCTGTTGAGTGGGTCTATTGCCACATCGCCCAGAAGCCGGTCCCGCCGCACGCGCTCGTCCCGTCGATTCCCCCGCTCCTGTCGGAAGTCGTGCTCAAGCTGCTCTCCAAGGCCGCCGAGGAGCGTTACCAGAGCGCGGCCGGCCTGCGGCACGATCTGGACGAGTGCTTCGCAAGGTGGCGGACGAGCGGCGCCATTGCGCCCTTCGCGCTCGGGGCGCGCGACGTCTCCGACCGGTTCCAGGTGCCGCAGCGGCTGTACGGGCGCGAGCGCGAGGTGGAGGCGCTTCTCGCCGTGTTCGAGCGGGTGGTGGCGCAGGGCCGGCCAGAGCTGGTGCTGGTGTCGGGCTACTCGGGCATCGGGAAGTCGTCGCTGGTCGCCGAGCTGCACCGGCCGATCGTGAGGCAGCGGGGGTTCTTCCTCGCCGGCAAGTTCGATCAAACCGCGAGGGACGTCCCCTACCGCGCTTTCCATCAGGCGTTCCGGGCGCTTTTGCAGGAGATCCTCGGCGCGAGCGAGGAGCAGGTCGAGCGCTGGAGACAGCGCTTCCGGGAGGCCCTTGGCTCGCACGGCAGGCTGCTCGCCGACGTGCTCCCCGAGCTCGGGCTGCTCCTTGGCCCGCAGCCGCCCGTGCCCGAGCTGCCGCCCGCCGAGGCGCAGAGCCGGCTGCTCGCGACGCTTCAGCGCGTGGTCGCGGCGTGCGCCCAGAAGGAGCACCCCGTGGCGCTCTTCCTCGACGATCTGCAGTGGGCCGACGCGGCCAGCCTCCAGCTGCTCGAGCAGCTCGCCACCTACACCGGGCCCGCGCACCTGCTGCTGATCGGCGCGTACCGCGACAACGAGGTCGGCCCCGCGCACCCGCTACGGCTCACGCTGGCCGAGGCGCGGAAGCGCGGCGCCACCGTCTCCGAGCTCGTCCTCGAGCCGCTCTCCGCGGCCCACGTCACGGCGCTCGTCGCCGAGGCGGTCCACGCGCCGCACGCGCCCACAGAGCAGGTCGGGCCGCTCTCGCAGCTGGTTTACGAGAAGACCGGCGGAAACCCGTTCTTCGTGCTCCAGTTCCTGATCGCGCTGCACCAGGAGGGGCTCATCGCCTTCGACGCGGAGGAGGCCAGGTGGCGGTGGGACATCGCCGCGATCCGCGACAAGGGGTTCACCGACAACGTCGGCGAGCTGATGGCGGGCAAGCTCAAGCGGCTCTCGGGCCCGACGCGGGACGCGCTCAAGTTCGCTGCGTGCCTCGGCAGCAGCCTGGAGCTCGACACGCTCGCGGTGGTCGCGGGCCGTCCGGCGGCGGAGCTCCGCGACGCGCTCGAGGAGGCCGTGCGGGAGGGGCTGCTGCTCCGCCGGGGCTCGGCCTATCGATTCCTCCATGACCGGGTACAGCAGGCCGCTTACTCGCTCATCCCGGCGGGACAGCTCGCCGAGATGCACCTGGGGATCGGGCGGCTGCTCCTCACGGCGCAGCGCGCGGAGGAGCGCGACGAGGCGCTCTTCGATGTCGTCGGCCATCTCAACCGCGGCGCCGCGCTCCTGCATTCCCAGGCGGAACGGGACGAGGTCGCGGCGCTGAACCTGCGCGCCGGCAGGAAGGCCAAGGCGGCCGCGGCCTTCCAGACCGCCGCCGCGCTCTTCGCCGCGGGCCTCTCGCTGCTCGCGCTGGGCTCCTGGGAGACGCAGCACGAGCTGACCTTCGAGCTGACCTTCGAGCGCGCGCACGTCGCGTACATCACCGGCGGCTTCGACGAGGTCGAGCGGTTCCTGGACGAGCTCATGGAGCGCGCGAGGACCCGGCGCGAGACGGCCGCCGCCGTCGAGCTCGCCGTTGCCTTCTACCAGACCCGCGGGCAATACGCCCGCGCGGTAGAGATCGGCCTCTCGTGGCTCCGCGCCTGCGACATCGATCTGCCGCTCCACCCCGCCGGCGCACAGATTGACAGGGAGACCGAGAGCGTCTGGCAGGCCCTGGGCGACCGCGTCATCGAGGACCTGATCCATCTGCCCCCCATGACGGACCCGGAGATCGAGATCACGATGGGCGTGCTGCAGCGTATGGTCCTCCCAGCGGTCTTCGTGGACCCGGACCTGCACGTCCTCGTCGTCCTGCGCATGGTCAAGCTCAGCCTGCGCCACGGCAGCGCCGAGAGCTCCGCGTATGCGTACACTGCCTTCGCGAGGGTGATCGGCCCGACGTTCGGGCGATACCAGGAGGCCTATCGGTTCGGCAAGCTCGGCCACGACCTGGCGGACAGGAGCGGCCTCCTCACCACGAAATCGGTGGTGTTCAACCTCTTCGGACAGCATGTCGTCTTCTGGACACGCCACTACAGAGAGACGTATCCGTACACGCGCGCCGGCTTCAGCGCCGCGGTCGAGTCCGGCGATCTGAACAACGCGTGCTTCAGCTGCCTCTGGGCCGCGGTGTTCCGGCTGCTCTCTGGCGAGCCGCTGGAGGACGTGCTCCGCGAGGTCGACGAGCGCCTGGGCTTCGTGCGCAGGGCCGGTTACGCGTTCGCGCACATCGCCCTCCTCTGCGACCACGCCATGATCCAGACGCTGCGCGGGAGACCGGTCCGCTTCTCGATGCTGGACGGGTCCGATCTGGATCCGCCGGCCTTCGAGGCGCAGCTGGAGGAGGAGGATCTGCAGGGGGCTCGCGCTCTCTATTACAGCTTGAAGGCGCAGGCGCTCTTCGTCCTCGGCTCTCCCAGAGAGGCGTCCGCGGCGGCGACCCGCGTGATGGTCGAGCACCCCTTCAGGATCGCGCCGTACCCGCTCATCGCCGAGAACTTCTACTATCTCGCGCTCGCGCTCGCGGCCCTCTTCAACGAGCCGCACGAGGCGCACGAGGCGGAGCCCTCCCCGCCGCAGGCGCTCCCTGAGCGGCTCCTCGAATGCGAGCGGCAGCTCGGCGAGTGGGCCAGGAGCGGCCCCGACAACTTCCTCCACAAGCACGCCTTGGTCCGCGCCGAGATCGCCCGGCTCCGGGGGCACGAGCTGGAGGCCATCCGGCTCTACGAGCAGGCCATCGCGGCGACGCGGCAGGGCGGCTTCGTCCAGCACGAGGCCATCGCCTGCGAGCTCGCCGCTCGGTTCTACCGCGCGCGCGGCCTCTCCACGTCCGAAGGCGCCCACCTGCGAGAGGCCCGCGCCGCCTACGTCACGTGGGGCGCCCACGCCAAGGTGGATCAGCTCGATCAGCGCTACCCCCACCTCGCCCCGCGCAAGCCGATCGCCCCCACCGTCACCTTCGCCGTACGGGCCGAGCAGTTCGACGTCCTGCCGGTGGTCAAGGCCTCGCAGAGCATCTCCGGCGAGCTCAAGATCCCGCGCCTGCTCGAGACGCTGCTTCGCCTCGTGGTCGAGCACGCGGGCGCCGAGGAAGGCTGTGTCCTCCTGGTCCGGGAAGATCGCCTGTGGGCTGCGGCGATCGAGACGCCAGGGGGCGCGGTGCGGCTGCTCGATGCGGACGAGGCGCAGTCGGCCGCGCTGCCGCAGTCCGTCCTCAACTACGTTCGCCGGAGCCACGAGCGCGTGCTGCTCGACGACGCCGCCGCCCGGCACCCCTTCATGGAGGACGAGTATTTCCGGCGCAAGCGCCCGAGATCGGTGCTGTGCCTCCCGATCGTGCGCGAGGCCCGGCTGCTCGGCCTGCTCTACCTGGAGAACAACCTCGCCACTGGCACCTTCACCCCCGGGCGGCTCAGCGTCATCGAGCTGCTCGCCTCGCAGTCGGCCATCTCGCTGGAGAACGCCCTGCTCTATACCGAGCTGGAGCAGGAGAACGCCGAGCGGCGGCGAGCGGAACAGGCGCTCAAGGCCAATCAGGAGATGCTCCAGGCCATCGTCGACAACTCGGCGGCGGCTATCTACATCAAGGATCGCGACGGCCGACATCTGCTCGCCAACCGGCACGTGGGCACCATTCTGCGCCTGCCGGGCGAGAAGATCCTCGGAAAGACCAACGCTGATCTCTTCCCTGCTCCGATGGCCGAGGCCATCCAAGACCACGACCGGAAGGTGATCGAGGCGGGCGCGCCGATGGAGTGGGAGGAGGAGATCCCGCTGGAGGACGGGCCGCACACCTTCCTGTCGGTCAAATTCCCTCTCGGCGAGGGGCCCGCGCCCCGCGCGATCGGCGGCATCTCCACCGACATCACCGAGCGCAAGCGGACCGAGCAGGCCGTGCGCTTCCTGGCCGAGGCGAGCTGCAAGCTGATGACGCTGGGCTACGGCGCGACGTTCGAGAGCGTGGCGCAGCTCCCGGTGCCGGAGCTGTCGGATCAGTGCGTCATCGAGGTGCTCCTCGAGGGCAGGACGCCGGGCTGGACGGTCGCGGCAGGGGTGCCCAGCGAGCAGCTCGACGCGCTGAAGAACGCGCTGCGCGTTCTGGCAGCGGCGTCGCCGGCCGGAGCCGAGGGCGAAGAGGGCCGCGTCACGCCGCCGCTACAGCAGGTGGGTTCGCTCGACCCGCGGGTCAGGCATCTCTGGGAGCAGCTCGGCGTTCATGCGTTCCTGCGGGTCCCGCTGGCCGCGCGCGACCGGTACTTCGGCGTCATGACCCTGCTGGCGACGGCGCCCGAGCGCCGTTATGGCCCCGCCGAGCTGCGGCTGGCCGAGGAGCTGGGGTGCCGCGCGGCGCTCGTGCTCGACAACGCCCGACTGTTCGCCGAGGCCCAGGAGGCGATCCAGCGGCGGGACGAGTTCCTCGTCGTCGCCTCTCACGAGCTCAAAACCCCGCTGACCTCGCTGCAGATGCAGGTGCAGGCGGTCGAGCGCCTGCTGCGCCGCCGCTCGCTCGCGGAGCTCCCCCCCGAGCGGATCGAGGCGATGCTCCAGATCCTCGGCCGCCAGACGTCGCGGCTCGGGTGCCTGGTCGACGAGCTGCTCGACGTCACGCGGCTGAACGCCGGGCGGCTGGCGCTCGCGCGGGCGCCGGTCGATCTGGCGGCGCTGGCGAGCGAGGTCGTCGAGCGGATGCGCCCGCAGCTCGCGGCGTCCCACTGCCGGACGCAGCTCGAGCTGGAGGAGCCCGTGGTCGGGTGCTGGGATCCGTCTCGCATAGAGCAGGTCATCATCAATCTCCTATCGAACGCGATGAAGTACGGCGCAGGCAGGCCTATCCTCGTCGGCGCGCGGCGGCAGGCCGATCGCGCGCTGCTCATCATCCGGGATGAAGGGATCGG